A window of the Streptomyces sp. NBC_00250 genome harbors these coding sequences:
- a CDS encoding acetyl-CoA C-acetyltransferase — protein MSGTTGTTSVIVAGARTPMGRLLGSLKSFSGAELGGFAIKAALDRAGIGGDQVQYVIMGQVLQAGAGQIPARQAAVKAGIPMNVPALTINKVCLSGLDAIALADQLIRAGEFDIVVAGGQESMTNAPHLLPKSREGFKYGAIEMLDSMAYDGLTDSFEGVAMGESTEKHNTRLGIKRPEQDEIAALSHQRAAAAQKNGIFEAEITPVEIPQRKGEPVVFSKDEGIRAETTAESLGKLRPAFAKDGTITAGTSSQISDGAAAVVVMSKAKAEELGLEWIAEIGAHGNVAGPDNSLQSQPANAILHALKKDGLAVEDLDLIEINEAFAAVAVQSMKDLGVTPEKVNVNGGAIALGHPIGMSGARVVLHLALELKRRGGGIGAAALCGGGGQGDALIVRVSGK, from the coding sequence ATGTCTGGAACGACCGGTACCACCTCAGTGATCGTCGCGGGCGCCCGCACGCCCATGGGTCGCCTGCTCGGCTCGCTCAAGTCCTTCTCGGGCGCCGAGCTCGGCGGCTTCGCCATCAAGGCCGCGCTCGACCGGGCCGGCATCGGCGGCGACCAGGTGCAGTACGTGATCATGGGCCAGGTGCTCCAGGCGGGCGCCGGCCAGATCCCCGCCCGCCAGGCCGCGGTCAAGGCCGGCATCCCCATGAACGTTCCCGCGCTCACCATCAACAAGGTGTGTCTCTCGGGTCTCGACGCCATCGCGCTCGCCGACCAGCTGATCCGCGCCGGCGAGTTCGACATCGTCGTCGCCGGCGGCCAGGAGTCGATGACCAACGCCCCGCACCTGCTGCCGAAGTCCCGCGAGGGCTTCAAGTACGGCGCCATCGAGATGCTCGACTCCATGGCGTACGACGGCCTCACCGACTCCTTCGAGGGCGTCGCCATGGGCGAGTCCACGGAGAAGCACAACACCCGCCTCGGCATCAAGCGCCCCGAGCAGGACGAGATCGCCGCCCTGTCGCACCAGCGCGCCGCCGCCGCCCAGAAGAACGGCATCTTCGAGGCCGAGATCACCCCGGTCGAGATCCCGCAGCGCAAGGGCGAGCCGGTCGTCTTCTCCAAGGACGAGGGCATCCGCGCGGAGACCACCGCCGAGTCCCTCGGCAAGCTCCGCCCGGCCTTCGCCAAGGACGGCACCATCACCGCCGGCACCTCCTCGCAGATCTCCGACGGTGCCGCCGCCGTCGTCGTGATGAGCAAGGCCAAGGCCGAGGAGCTGGGCCTGGAGTGGATCGCCGAGATCGGCGCCCACGGCAACGTCGCGGGCCCGGACAACTCGCTCCAGTCGCAGCCGGCCAACGCGATCCTGCACGCCCTCAAGAAGGACGGCCTGGCCGTCGAGGACCTCGACCTCATCGAGATCAACGAGGCCTTCGCCGCGGTCGCCGTCCAGTCAATGAAGGACCTCGGTGTTACCCCCGAGAAGGTGAACGTCAACGGTGGCGCCATCGCCCTCGGTCACCCGATCGGCATGTCCGGCGCCCGCGTGGTGCTCCACCTCGCCCTGGAGCTCAAGCGGCGCGGCGGCGGCATCGGCGCGGCCGCCCTCTGCGGCGGCGGCGGTCAGGGCGACGCGCTGATCGTCCGCGTCTCCGGCAAGTAA
- the mce gene encoding methylmalonyl-CoA epimerase, with protein sequence MLTRIDHIGIACFDLDKTVEFYRATYGFEVFHSEVNEEQGVREAMLKINDTSDGGSSYLQLLEPTREDSAVGKWLAKNGEGVHHIAFGTADVDGDAEAIRSKDIRVLYDQPRIGSMGSRITFLHPKDTHGVLTELVTSAKPSADHSSAEH encoded by the coding sequence ATGCTGACGCGAATCGACCACATCGGGATCGCCTGTTTCGACCTGGACAAGACTGTCGAGTTCTACCGTGCGACGTACGGCTTCGAGGTCTTCCACTCCGAGGTCAACGAGGAGCAGGGCGTCCGCGAGGCCATGCTCAAGATCAACGACACCTCGGACGGCGGGTCCTCGTACCTCCAGCTCCTGGAGCCGACCCGGGAGGACTCGGCGGTGGGCAAGTGGCTCGCCAAGAACGGTGAGGGCGTGCACCACATCGCCTTCGGTACGGCGGACGTCGACGGGGACGCCGAGGCCATCCGTTCCAAGGACATCCGAGTCCTCTACGACCAGCCCCGGATCGGCTCCATGGGCTCCCGGATCACCTTCCTCCACCCCAAGGACACCCACGGCGTCCTCACGGAACTGGTCACCTCGGCCAAGCCGTCCGCTGACCACTCCTCAGCGGAGCACTGA
- the scy gene encoding polarized growth protein Scy, whose amino-acid sequence MRGYERQEGHRAEDDHLARFEAEMDRLKTEREKAVQHAEDLGYQVEVLRAKLHEARRTIASRPAYDSADIGYQAEQLLRNAQAQAEQLRQDAERELRDARAQTQRILQEHAEHQSRLQAELHNEAVQRRQQLDQELSERRQTVEAHVNENVAWAEQLRARTESQARRLMEESRAEAEQSLAAARAEATRLAEETSRRVGADAEAARAEAEAILLRARKDAERLIGAASSQAQEATSHAEQLRSTTAAETDQARRQATDLSRAAEQRMQEAEEKLRVARAEAEKALTEAKDAAAKQLANAESVNEQRTRTAKTEIARLVGEATKDAEALKAEAAEKLREATAEAEKLVSEASENARTVAAEDSAAALAKAARNAEEILTKASDDARETTRKASEEAERIRRETEAEIDRLRSQAEEQADELLGSAKDDTKEYRAKTVELQEEARRLRGEAEQLRAEAIAEGERIRGEARREAVQQIEEAASSAEELLTKARTDADEMRTKAGAESERVKSEAMERAQTLRTQAEETLERTRAEAERLRAEAEEQAESVKGAAEEAAAGLRADAERAAEARRAEAAAELTRLHTDAEAKVAAAGEELSDARAEGELIRREAAEETERLRTESAERIRTLQEQAEQEAERLRAEAASEASTTRTEAETAAGRLRTEAAEEAERLRSEAQENADRVRAEAAAAAERVAAEAAEALAAAQDEAVRRRREAEETLDSARSEAGREREHAREQSEELLAAARKRVEDAQTEAQRLVEEADTRATEMVTAASRAAQEVRDSVAGLREQAEEEISGLRSAAEHAAERTRTEAQEEADRVRADAYEERERATEDAGRTRARAQEETEAAKSLAERTVADAIAESEKLRADTAEYAQRVRTEVTDSLASAEQDASRTRADAREDANRIRSEAAERAESVIGEARTEAERIAAEAEQVLDEARQAADKRRGDAAEQADALLAEATSEAERLTRETAAEAERLTAEAVELMETTEQDARRLRTEAEQVKADGEAHAEALRAAAVADGEQVLDEARKAADKRRSDAAEQADALLAEATSEAERLTRETAAEAERLTAEAVELMETTEQDARRLRTEAEQVKIDGEAHAQALRNAALADGEQLLDEARKAADKRRSDAAEQADALLAEATSEAERLTREAGELAEAVTAEAHAGAEATVGAAQQDAERIRTESERLKADAEAAAEQMRAEAREESDRVLDEAREAGARKRSDAAEQADQLIGKAQEEALRATTEAESQADTMVGAARKEAERIVAEATVEGNSLVEKARTDADELLVGARGDATAIRERAEELRGRIEGEIEELHERARRESAEQMKTAGERVDNLVKAATEQRTEAEEKAKELVSEASSEASKVRIAAVRKAEALLKEAEQKKASLVAEAEGIKAEAERTRAEAQAEAEKTVEEGQRELEVLVRRRKDINAEISRVQDVLEALESFETPSAGAKSGGAVGAKAGASVGSTRSSGKSQDG is encoded by the coding sequence GTGCGGGGCTACGAACGCCAGGAGGGCCACCGAGCTGAGGACGACCATCTCGCCAGGTTCGAAGCCGAGATGGACCGGCTGAAGACCGAGCGCGAGAAGGCCGTCCAGCACGCCGAGGACCTCGGATACCAGGTCGAGGTCTTGCGCGCCAAGCTCCACGAGGCGCGCCGCACCATCGCGTCCCGGCCCGCCTACGACAGCGCGGACATCGGCTACCAGGCCGAGCAGCTGCTGCGGAACGCGCAGGCGCAGGCCGAGCAGCTACGCCAGGACGCCGAGCGCGAGCTCCGGGACGCCCGCGCCCAGACGCAGCGCATCCTCCAGGAGCACGCGGAGCACCAGTCCCGGCTCCAGGCCGAGCTGCACAACGAGGCGGTCCAGCGCCGTCAGCAGCTGGACCAGGAGCTCAGCGAGCGCCGGCAGACCGTCGAGGCGCACGTCAACGAGAACGTCGCCTGGGCCGAGCAGCTCCGCGCCCGCACGGAGTCCCAGGCCCGCCGCCTGATGGAGGAGTCCCGCGCGGAGGCGGAGCAGTCGCTCGCCGCCGCCCGCGCCGAGGCCACCCGCCTCGCCGAGGAGACCAGCCGGCGCGTCGGCGCCGACGCCGAAGCCGCCCGTGCCGAGGCCGAGGCGATTCTGCTGCGCGCCCGCAAGGACGCCGAGCGGCTGATCGGCGCCGCCTCCAGCCAGGCGCAGGAGGCCACCAGCCACGCCGAGCAGCTCCGCTCCACCACCGCGGCCGAGACCGACCAGGCCCGCCGGCAGGCCACCGACCTCTCCCGCGCCGCCGAGCAGCGCATGCAGGAGGCCGAGGAGAAGCTGCGGGTCGCCCGCGCCGAGGCCGAGAAGGCCCTCACCGAGGCCAAGGACGCCGCCGCCAAGCAGCTCGCCAACGCCGAGTCGGTCAACGAGCAGCGCACCCGCACCGCCAAGACGGAGATCGCCCGGCTGGTGGGCGAGGCCACCAAGGACGCCGAGGCGCTCAAGGCCGAGGCCGCGGAGAAGCTGCGCGAGGCGACCGCCGAGGCGGAGAAGCTCGTCTCGGAGGCCTCCGAGAACGCCCGTACGGTCGCCGCGGAGGACTCCGCCGCCGCGCTCGCCAAGGCCGCGCGGAACGCCGAGGAGATCCTCACCAAGGCGTCCGACGACGCCCGGGAGACCACCCGCAAGGCCTCCGAGGAGGCCGAGCGGATCCGCCGCGAGACCGAGGCGGAGATCGACCGGCTGCGCTCCCAGGCCGAGGAGCAGGCCGACGAGCTGCTCGGTTCGGCGAAGGACGACACCAAGGAGTACCGCGCCAAGACGGTCGAGCTGCAGGAGGAGGCGCGCCGGCTGCGCGGCGAGGCCGAGCAGCTGCGCGCCGAGGCCATCGCGGAGGGCGAGCGGATCCGCGGCGAGGCCCGCCGCGAGGCCGTCCAGCAGATCGAGGAGGCGGCCAGCAGCGCCGAGGAGCTCCTCACCAAGGCCCGTACCGACGCCGACGAGATGCGGACGAAGGCCGGCGCCGAGAGCGAGCGGGTCAAGTCGGAGGCCATGGAGCGCGCCCAGACGCTCCGGACGCAGGCCGAGGAGACCCTGGAGCGCACCCGCGCCGAGGCCGAGCGGCTGCGCGCCGAGGCCGAGGAGCAGGCCGAGTCGGTGAAGGGCGCGGCCGAGGAGGCCGCCGCGGGGCTGCGCGCCGACGCGGAGCGGGCCGCCGAGGCCCGCCGCGCGGAGGCCGCCGCGGAGCTGACCCGGCTGCACACCGACGCCGAGGCGAAGGTCGCGGCCGCCGGGGAGGAGCTCTCCGACGCGCGTGCCGAGGGCGAGCTGATCCGGCGCGAGGCCGCCGAGGAGACGGAGCGGCTGCGGACCGAGTCCGCCGAGCGCATCCGTACGCTCCAGGAGCAGGCCGAGCAGGAGGCCGAGCGGCTGCGCGCCGAGGCCGCGTCGGAGGCGTCCACCACCCGTACCGAGGCGGAGACCGCCGCGGGACGGCTGCGTACGGAGGCGGCCGAGGAGGCCGAGCGACTGCGGTCGGAGGCCCAGGAGAACGCCGACCGGGTACGGGCCGAGGCCGCCGCCGCCGCCGAGCGGGTCGCCGCCGAGGCCGCCGAGGCGCTGGCCGCCGCCCAGGACGAGGCCGTCCGGCGTCGTCGGGAGGCCGAGGAGACCCTCGATTCGGCCCGTTCCGAGGCCGGCCGGGAGCGGGAGCACGCCCGCGAGCAGTCCGAGGAGCTCCTCGCGGCCGCCCGCAAGCGGGTCGAGGACGCGCAGACCGAGGCGCAGCGCCTGGTCGAGGAGGCGGACACGCGGGCGACCGAGATGGTCACCGCGGCCTCGCGAGCCGCCCAGGAGGTGCGGGACTCGGTGGCGGGTCTGCGCGAGCAGGCCGAGGAGGAGATCTCCGGGCTGCGCAGCGCCGCCGAGCACGCGGCCGAGCGGACGCGTACCGAGGCGCAGGAGGAGGCGGACCGGGTCCGCGCCGACGCGTACGAGGAGCGGGAGCGGGCGACCGAGGACGCGGGCCGTACGCGGGCGCGCGCCCAGGAGGAGACCGAGGCCGCGAAGTCGCTGGCCGAGCGGACGGTCGCCGACGCGATCGCCGAGTCGGAGAAGCTGCGGGCGGACACCGCCGAGTACGCGCAGCGGGTACGGACCGAGGTGACGGATTCACTCGCCTCGGCCGAGCAGGACGCGTCCCGCACCCGGGCCGACGCCCGGGAGGACGCGAACCGGATCCGTTCGGAGGCCGCCGAGCGCGCCGAGTCGGTGATCGGCGAGGCCCGTACGGAGGCGGAGCGGATCGCCGCCGAGGCGGAGCAGGTGCTGGACGAGGCACGTCAGGCGGCGGACAAGCGCCGTGGCGACGCCGCCGAGCAGGCCGACGCCCTCCTCGCGGAGGCGACCTCGGAAGCCGAACGACTCACCCGCGAGACGGCCGCCGAGGCCGAACGGCTCACCGCCGAGGCGGTCGAGCTCATGGAGACCACCGAGCAGGACGCCCGACGGCTCCGCACCGAGGCCGAACAGGTCAAGGCCGACGGTGAGGCGCACGCGGAGGCGCTGCGGGCCGCCGCGGTCGCCGACGGCGAGCAGGTCCTCGACGAGGCCCGCAAGGCCGCCGACAAGCGACGCAGCGACGCCGCCGAACAGGCCGACGCCCTCCTCGCGGAGGCGACCTCGGAAGCCGAACGACTCACCCGCGAGACGGCCGCCGAGGCCGAACGGCTCACCGCCGAGGCGGTCGAGCTCATGGAGACCACCGAGCAGGACGCCCGACGGCTCCGCACCGAGGCCGAACAGGTCAAGATCGACGGCGAGGCGCACGCGCAGGCCCTGCGGAACGCGGCCCTGGCCGACGGCGAGCAGCTCCTCGACGAGGCCCGCAAGGCCGCCGACAAGCGACGCAGCGACGCCGCCGAACAGGCCGACGCCCTCCTCGCGGAGGCGACCTCGGAAGCCGAGCGGCTCACCCGCGAGGCGGGCGAACTCGCCGAGGCCGTCACGGCGGAGGCGCACGCCGGGGCCGAGGCGACGGTGGGCGCCGCCCAGCAGGACGCCGAGCGGATCCGTACCGAGTCGGAGCGGCTCAAGGCCGACGCCGAGGCGGCGGCCGAGCAGATGCGTGCGGAGGCCCGCGAGGAGTCGGACCGGGTGCTCGACGAGGCGCGGGAGGCCGGCGCCCGGAAGCGTTCGGACGCGGCCGAGCAGGCGGACCAGCTCATCGGCAAGGCCCAGGAGGAGGCGCTGCGCGCCACCACCGAGGCCGAGTCGCAGGCCGACACGATGGTCGGCGCGGCCCGCAAGGAGGCCGAGCGGATCGTCGCCGAGGCCACCGTCGAGGGCAACTCGCTGGTGGAGAAGGCCCGTACGGACGCGGACGAGCTCCTGGTCGGGGCCCGCGGCGACGCGACGGCCATAAGGGAGCGGGCCGAGGAGCTGCGGGGCCGGATCGAGGGCGAGATCGAGGAGCTGCACGAGCGGGCGCGCCGCGAGAGCGCCGAGCAGATGAAGACGGCGGGCGAGCGGGTCGACAACCTGGTGAAGGCCGCGACGGAACAGCGCACCGAGGCCGAGGAGAAGGCCAAGGAGCTGGTCTCCGAGGCGAGTTCGGAGGCGAGCAAGGTCCGTATCGCCGCGGTCCGCAAGGCCGAGGCGCTCCTCAAGGAGGCCGAGCAGAAGAAGGCCTCGCTGGTCGCGGAGGCCGAGGGCATCAAGGCCGAGGCGGAGCGGACCCGGGCGGAGGCGCAGGCGGAGGCCGAGAAGACGGTCGAGGAGGGCCAGCGCGAACTGGAGGTGCTCGTGCGGCGCCGCAAGGACATCAATGCCGAGATCTCCCGTGTCCAGGACGTGCTGGAGGCGTTGGAGTCTTTCGAGACTCCGTCGGCCGGCGCGAAGTCGGGCGGGGCGGTAGGCGCCAAGGCGGGTGCGTCCGTGGGGTCCACTCGTTCGAGTGGCAAGTCCCAGGACGGCTAG
- a CDS encoding cellulose-binding protein, whose amino-acid sequence MSDTSSPFGFELVRRGYDRGQVDDRITKLVSDRDSALSRITSLEKRIEELHLETQNAQAQVTDAEPSYAGLGARVEKILRLAEEEAKDLREEARRAAEQHRELAESAAQQVRNDAESFAAERKSKAEDEGVRIVEKAQGEANSLRAEAQKDAQSKREEADALFEETRAKAAQAAADFETNLAKRREQSERDLASRQAKAEKRLAEIEHRAEQLRLEAEKLRTDAERRARQTVETAQRQAEDIVADANAKADRIRSESERELAALTNRRDSINAQLTNVREMLATLTGAAVAAAGSPIDDERPAGVPAQQSR is encoded by the coding sequence ATGAGCGACACATCCTCCCCCTTCGGCTTCGAGCTCGTGCGGCGCGGTTACGACCGCGGTCAGGTGGACGACCGCATTACCAAGCTCGTTTCCGACCGCGACAGCGCACTGTCCCGCATCACCTCCCTGGAGAAGCGCATCGAGGAGCTCCACCTCGAGACGCAGAACGCCCAGGCGCAGGTCACCGACGCCGAGCCGTCGTACGCGGGGCTCGGCGCCCGGGTCGAGAAGATCCTCCGGCTCGCCGAGGAGGAGGCGAAGGACCTGCGTGAGGAGGCCCGTCGCGCCGCCGAGCAGCACCGCGAGCTGGCCGAGTCGGCCGCCCAGCAGGTGCGCAACGACGCGGAGTCCTTCGCGGCCGAGCGCAAGTCGAAGGCCGAGGACGAGGGCGTCCGGATCGTCGAGAAGGCGCAGGGCGAGGCCAACTCGCTGCGTGCCGAGGCGCAGAAGGACGCGCAGTCGAAGCGCGAGGAGGCGGACGCCCTCTTCGAGGAGACCCGCGCCAAGGCCGCCCAGGCCGCCGCGGACTTCGAGACCAACCTGGCCAAGCGCCGCGAGCAGTCGGAGCGCGACCTGGCCTCGCGTCAGGCCAAGGCCGAGAAGCGCCTCGCGGAGATCGAGCACCGCGCCGAGCAGCTCCGCCTGGAGGCCGAGAAGCTGCGTACGGACGCGGAGCGCCGGGCCCGTCAGACGGTGGAGACCGCGCAGCGCCAGGCCGAGGACATCGTGGCCGACGCGAACGCCAAGGCCGACCGGATCCGCAGCGAATCGGAGCGCGAGCTGGCGGCGCTGACGAACCGCCGGGACTCGATCAACGCCCAGCTGACCAACGTCCGCGAGATGCTGGCGACGCTGACCGGTGCCGCGGTGGCGGCGGCCGGCTCGCCGATCGACGACGAGCGCCCGGCCGGTGTCCCGGCCCAGCAGTCCCGCTGA
- a CDS encoding ABC transporter ATP-binding protein, with protein MIELEGLTKRYGAKTAVDHLSFQVRPGVITGFLGPNGAGKSTTMRMMLDLDNPTSGTVRIDGKHYRELDEPLKYIGALLDAKAMHGGRSAYNNLLCLAQANRIPEPRVSEVLDLVGLTPVAKKKSKGFSLGMGQRLGIASALLGDPEILMFDEPVNGLDPEGIHWIRNLMKALAAEGRTIFVSSHLMSEMALTADHLIVIGQGKLLADTSMADFIQQNSRSYVRLRSPQQERLRDVLHANGFIAVEAGNGTLEVDGTTTEKLGELAAEHGLVLHELSSQRASLEEAFMQMTAGAVEYHAHGTDIHGGAPAPGPQWGTTSQGA; from the coding sequence ATGATCGAGCTTGAGGGCCTGACCAAGCGCTACGGGGCGAAGACCGCGGTCGACCATCTCTCCTTCCAGGTGCGTCCCGGGGTGATCACCGGCTTCCTCGGGCCCAACGGGGCGGGCAAGTCGACGACGATGCGGATGATGCTGGACCTGGACAACCCGACGAGCGGGACGGTCCGGATCGACGGCAAGCACTACCGGGAGCTCGACGAGCCGCTGAAGTACATCGGGGCGCTGCTCGATGCCAAGGCGATGCACGGCGGCCGCTCGGCGTACAACAACCTGCTGTGTCTGGCGCAGGCGAACCGCATCCCGGAGCCCCGGGTGAGCGAGGTGCTGGACCTGGTGGGTCTGACGCCGGTCGCGAAGAAGAAGTCGAAGGGTTTCTCCCTCGGTATGGGACAGCGGCTCGGCATCGCGTCGGCGCTGCTCGGCGATCCCGAGATCCTGATGTTCGACGAACCCGTCAATGGTCTGGACCCCGAGGGAATTCACTGGATCCGCAATCTGATGAAGGCGTTGGCGGCCGAGGGCAGAACGATCTTCGTTTCCAGCCATCTGATGAGTGAAATGGCGCTGACGGCCGATCATCTGATCGTGATCGGACAGGGAAAGCTGCTGGCCGACACGTCGATGGCGGATTTCATCCAGCAGAATTCCCGGAGTTATGTACGGCTGCGCTCTCCGCAGCAGGAGCGGCTCCGGGACGTGCTGCACGCCAATGGATTCATCGCGGTCGAGGCGGGCAACGGCACCCTTGAGGTGGACGGCACGACGACCGAGAAGCTGGGCGAACTCGCTGCCGAGCACGGCCTCGTGCTGCACGAGCTGAGCTCCCAGCGCGCCTCGCTCGAAGAGGCCTTCATGCAGATGACGGCGGGTGCGGTGGAGTACCACGCGCACGGCACCGATATCCACGGTGGCGCCCCGGCGCCCGGCCCCCAGTGGGGCACGACCTCCCAGGGAGCCTGA
- a CDS encoding ABC transporter permease codes for MAVASAVLQSEWTKIRTVSSTIWTLASAFLVTVAMGAGLSALVNSTFDDLNEAERLTFDPTLVSFSGMILGQLAMVVFGVLVVGTEYSSGMIRTSLAAVPQRATFLFSKIAVAGGLALLVGLATSFLTFFLSQALLGEHSASIGDDNVLRAVFGAGLYMGLIALFSMGVAAMLRSSMLSLGILVPFLLLVSNILSAVPKAKEVAQYFPDQAGAKIMRVIPDAMNSEAAPYGPWAGLGIMVLWVAAALLGGYLVLKNRDA; via the coding sequence ATGGCAGTGGCATCCGCGGTCCTGCAGTCCGAGTGGACCAAGATCCGGACGGTGTCGTCGACCATCTGGACGCTGGCGAGCGCCTTCCTCGTCACGGTGGCGATGGGCGCGGGGCTGAGCGCCCTGGTGAACTCCACCTTCGACGATCTCAACGAGGCGGAGCGGCTCACCTTCGACCCGACCCTGGTCAGCTTCTCCGGGATGATCCTCGGCCAGCTGGCCATGGTGGTCTTCGGTGTCCTGGTGGTGGGGACCGAGTACTCCTCGGGCATGATCCGCACCTCGCTGGCGGCCGTGCCGCAGCGCGCGACCTTCCTCTTCTCGAAGATCGCGGTGGCGGGCGGGCTCGCCCTCCTGGTGGGGCTCGCGACGAGCTTCCTCACCTTCTTCCTGTCGCAGGCCCTGCTCGGCGAGCACAGCGCCTCGATCGGCGACGACAACGTACTGCGCGCGGTGTTCGGCGCCGGGCTCTACATGGGTCTGATCGCTCTGTTCTCCATGGGTGTGGCGGCGATGCTGCGCTCGTCGATGCTGTCGCTCGGCATCCTGGTGCCGTTCCTCCTCCTGGTCTCCAACATCCTCTCGGCGGTACCGAAGGCCAAGGAGGTGGCCCAGTACTTCCCGGACCAGGCCGGCGCGAAGATCATGCGGGTCATCCCCGACGCCATGAACTCGGAGGCGGCTCCGTACGGCCCGTGGGCCGGGCTCGGGATCATGGTGCTGTGGGTGGCGGCCGCGCTGCTCGGCGGCTATCTGGTGCTGAAGAACCGCGACGCCTGA
- a CDS encoding ABC transporter ATP-binding protein codes for MIEAVGLTKRYGAKTAVYNLSFQVRPGVVTGFLGPNGSGKSTTMRMILGLDRPTSGHVTIGGHPFRQLPNAPRQVGALLDAKAVHGGRSARSHLLSLAQLAGIPAQRVDEVLGVVGLQDVAKRRSKGFSLGMGQRLGIAAALLGDPQVLLFDEPVNGLDPEGILWVRNLMKKLASEGRTVFVSSHLMSEMALTADHLIVIGRGQLLADMSVTDFISANSADFARVRTPQTDPGQREKLTAALVEAGGQVMSEPDGALRVTGLPLPRISDLAHDADVRLWELSPHQASLEEAYMRLTQGAVDYRSTDDRLAHLQPPQQHGHQGYGMPPQPVVQDVPQQGWYAPPPPAQNPYAGAPGQPPVPGPYAPPAAQQPAAPQPSDTTKDAR; via the coding sequence ATGATCGAGGCAGTCGGCCTGACGAAGCGCTACGGCGCCAAGACGGCCGTGTACAACCTTTCCTTCCAGGTGAGGCCCGGTGTCGTCACCGGGTTCCTGGGGCCCAACGGGTCCGGCAAGTCGACCACGATGCGCATGATCCTGGGCCTCGACCGGCCCACCTCGGGCCATGTGACGATCGGCGGCCACCCCTTCCGGCAGCTGCCGAACGCGCCCCGGCAGGTCGGCGCGCTCCTCGACGCCAAGGCCGTGCACGGCGGGCGGAGCGCCCGCAGCCATCTGCTGTCGCTCGCGCAGCTCGCCGGCATCCCGGCGCAGCGCGTCGACGAGGTCCTCGGGGTCGTCGGTCTCCAGGACGTGGCCAAGCGGCGCTCCAAGGGCTTCTCGCTCGGCATGGGCCAGCGGCTCGGCATCGCGGCGGCGCTCCTCGGCGACCCGCAGGTGCTGCTCTTCGACGAGCCGGTCAACGGCCTGGACCCGGAGGGCATCCTCTGGGTCCGCAACCTGATGAAGAAGCTGGCCTCCGAGGGGCGGACGGTCTTCGTCTCCAGCCACCTCATGAGCGAGATGGCCCTCACCGCCGACCATCTGATCGTGATCGGCCGCGGCCAGCTGCTCGCGGACATGAGCGTCACGGACTTCATCTCGGCGAACTCGGCGGACTTCGCCCGGGTGCGGACCCCGCAGACCGATCCGGGTCAGCGGGAGAAGCTGACGGCGGCCCTCGTGGAGGCCGGCGGCCAGGTGATGTCCGAGCCGGACGGCGCGCTGCGGGTGACGGGGCTGCCGCTGCCGAGGATCAGCGACCTGGCGCACGACGCGGACGTACGGCTCTGGGAGCTGTCCCCGCACCAGGCCTCCCTCGAAGAGGCGTACATGCGGCTGACCCAGGGCGCCGTGGACTACCGCTCCACGGACGACCGGCTCGCGCACCTCCAGCCGCCGCAGCAGCACGGCCACCAGGGGTACGGGATGCCGCCGCAGCCGGTGGTCCAGGACGTGCCGCAGCAGGGCTGGTACGCCCCGCCGCCGCCCGCGCAGAACCCGTACGCCGGGGCTCCCGGCCAGCCGCCCGTGCCGGGCCCGTACGCCCCTCCGGCCGCTCAGCAGCCGGCCGCCCCCCAGCCGAGCGACACCACCAAGGACGCCCGATGA
- a CDS encoding ABC transporter permease has product MTAPAPHHAPAPHSYVSPIPVRRAHLGDALASEWTKIRSVRSTLWTLGVMVLLMLTIGLGVAAIAANAGEAGMGDESALGFGFFGMLPASICVITLGVLTIASEYGTGMIRTTLTACPSRARVLTAKAIVFFLLVFTVTTVVATFVGAVQVAVVDGADTPTTAEWLRATVGAGLYLAMLGLLSLALGTLIRHSAGAITVMIGLLLLPLVAALFMFSEALKPVQEWLFTYAIPSQMISLYAAQPPFGDNGPSGWEPLLIMGGVAGVALAGAFALLNNRDV; this is encoded by the coding sequence ATGACCGCCCCCGCCCCGCACCACGCTCCGGCGCCGCACTCCTACGTCTCCCCCATCCCGGTCCGCAGGGCGCACCTCGGTGACGCCCTCGCCTCCGAGTGGACGAAGATCCGCTCGGTGCGTTCGACGCTGTGGACGCTCGGGGTCATGGTCCTGCTGATGCTGACCATCGGCCTGGGGGTGGCGGCGATCGCCGCCAACGCCGGCGAGGCGGGGATGGGCGACGAGTCGGCGCTCGGCTTCGGCTTCTTCGGGATGCTGCCGGCCTCGATCTGTGTGATCACGCTCGGCGTGCTGACCATCGCCTCCGAGTACGGCACCGGCATGATCCGTACGACGCTGACGGCCTGCCCGAGCCGTGCCCGGGTGCTGACGGCGAAGGCGATCGTGTTCTTCCTGCTCGTCTTCACGGTGACCACCGTGGTCGCCACGTTCGTGGGCGCGGTGCAGGTCGCCGTCGTGGACGGGGCGGACACCCCGACGACGGCCGAGTGGCTGCGGGCCACGGTGGGCGCGGGTCTCTACCTGGCCATGCTGGGGCTGCTGTCGCTGGCGCTCGGCACGCTGATCCGGCACTCGGCCGGTGCGATCACGGTGATGATCGGTCTGCTGCTGCTGCCGCTGGTGGCGGCGCTGTTCATGTTCTCCGAGGCGCTGAAGCCCGTGCAGGAGTGGCTCTTCACGTACGCGATCCCCTCGCAGATGATCTCGCTGTACGCGGCGCAGCCGCCGTTCGGCGACAACGGCCCCTCGGGCTGGGAGCCGCTGCTGATCATGGGCGGGGTCGCCGGGGTCGCGCTCGCCGGCGCCTTCGCCCTGCTGAACAACCGGGACGTGTAG